A genome region from Microplitis demolitor isolate Queensland-Clemson2020A chromosome 1, iyMicDemo2.1a, whole genome shotgun sequence includes the following:
- the LOC103570179 gene encoding focadhesin yields MDEIEYKLSSNNSILITHGISKILEITKNKISNNEDPLKISELKSLFTKCKSENAVVSLVSCHAVVALVESGLIEISPTLSKLIAILGETKNYSAVTSAICSLLALDLKSRHPAAKYECPFSIQAPQHPLITVLNEKTDSWRNVLGEMKSMLHDCKPESVYHHVELLRPVFMYILGNPTFNSSAENFRQQTWHLLMKTSSTLELQLEIIQWLRTNNLNSCINTNNLVLELTEFAVTKNNKKLFTALGPLIAALALDLLKHNYDPRSNIVMIESILEHADPDNPHDNLIANITVSILSEMLIITPVIYLHDLIKIAASIINKLQCNEIVAHSLVSSILPWMAYATPLSSDALEIADNLINTITATSDRPLKGDSYPEKIYNDNLFSHLHHANRHLQFYTNLCVQIESCVNLNICLDTLSNIPKEFLYRYKLIIGGIFLESKSTETILKAGRLLVRIARENNNFAGHVLSMLLYKLSNSRKIEETKELLFILPELAVSKENVPIIVQTLQTLVAADEPLKYVAINLFLKAWMVEPRCHRYLLTALIDMNRNDKSTKANVTCAKAMVFICENKPEHGAELVPLLSQTLNRCGDTVGSAASALALRGISALCVAGIADVCSTWRVLSPKMNKEERSIVIKSMCDFFADIPSNVAHPEEQFEELVDQSLKKLWELTCFETTRNLEIVEAAFKALAAYTINQIKITVLPEVFMKDLVSYKRAQEGENKEEEVEEKEDKAEQALTYIPSTCWITMLETIYEPALSLAGDLIIKFITDELYGFKTGIYMWAMGEPINFKYLPEKSPVRAVGEYLRRYSPDNLNPQTKKILMECLRIFSYKYPKPLPPIKWELFSKAINVSPESFTLGISLACHQAAVSPSAKEFVSKYLTEMTAKFANNSDITITSEEFKQCWHLCTHLDDICRGVTSGVLGPFLDVTFNCIIDKAAVGDETAVKMFDELMGFYSKALTDDLVHFDNKTLITEILEKLFDKIDVDSKIFEAYTRALLGMTAEKIERITLPSVWDAISNDKLKKAIKIRAGLVLKRDNEIPLSWMNEIIRVSSSEPGVHKCLLSNMKIILSKLLTEKSNASWSWDLMCRIQATIVNSHDNYSLETTSSLCDILFLTIIVLACDNCFVENDETLITSHDMRIQLFPHAMATIVSMPYWKEITQQTMEWLNFMRTSTLPTSYKIVFHNTLVSLKGQRHLNDLWTKYLSIKSPIQLSK; encoded by the exons atggacGAAATAGAGtacaaattatcttcaaataattcaattctGATAACGCAC ggaatatcaaaaattctagaaataacaaaaaataaaataagtaacaaTGAAGACCCACTGaag ATATCAGAATTGAAGTCACTCTTCACAAAATGTAAAAGCGAAAACGCGGTTGTAAGTTTGGTGTCATGTCACGCAGTGGTAGCTCTAGTGGAGTCTGGACTGATCGAAATATCTCCCACGCTTTCAAAACTAATTGCGATTTTAGGagagactaaaaattattctgcCGTAACCTCAGCGATCTGCAGTCTGCTGGCCCTGGATTTAAAATCGCGACACCCGGCCGCAAAATATGAATGCCCGTTTTCTATTCAGGCTCCTCAGCACCCGCTCATTACAGTTTTGAACGAGAAAACCGACTCCTGGCGCAACGTCCTCGGGGAAATGAAGTCAATGCTCCACGATTGTAAACCCGAGTCCGTTTACCACCACGTGGAACTTCTGAGGCCCGTATTTATGTACATTCTGGGCAACCCAACGTTCAATTCATCTGCAGAAAATTTTCGTCAGCAGACCTGGCACCTTCTCATGAAAACCAGCAGCACTTTGGAGCTGCAGTTAGAAATAATCCAGTGGTTGcgtacaaataatttaaactcttgCATAAATACCAACAATTTAGTACTAGAGTTAACAGAATTTGcggtaactaaaaataataaaaaattatttacagccTTGGGGCCGCTGATTGCCGCTCTGGCTCTAGATCTACTGAAACACAATTACGATCCGAGGTCGAACATCGTAATGATCGAGTCCATTCTCGAGCACGCTGATCCTGATAACCCACATGACAACTTAATTGCCAATATCACAGTATCAATATTATCTGAAATGTTGATCATAACACCGGTTATTTATTtgcatgatttaattaaaatcgcCGCTtcaattataaacaaattgcAGTGTAATGAGATTGTTGCTCACTCATTGGTGTCGTCGATTTTACCCTGGATGGCCTACGCGACACCTTTATCATCCGATGCGCTTGAAATTGCTGACAATTTGATCAACACCATCACTGCCACCTCCGACAGACCTCTAAAAGGCGACAGCTACcctgagaaaatttacaaCGACAACTTGTTCAGTCATCTCCACCACGCAAATCGGCACCTACAATTCTACACGAACCTCTGCGTGCAAATTGAGTCGTGCgttaatttaaacatttgcTTGGATACCCTGTCAAATATTCCCAAAGAATTTTTGTAcagatataaattaattatcggaGGGATATTTCTTGAGAGTAAATCCACCGAGACTATTCTGAAAGCTGGACGTCTGTTGGTAAGAATAGccagagaaaataataattttgctgGTCATGTTCTTTCGATGCTGCTGTACAAACTATCAAACTCGCGGAAAATCGAGGAAACTAAAGAActgctttttattttaccagAGCTTGCTGTCTCCAAAGAAAATGTACCGATTATTGTACAGACCTTGCAGACACTGGTCGCCGCTGACGAACCTCTGAAGTACGTGgctataaatttgtttttgaaagCATGGATGGTGGAGCCGCGATGCCACAGGTACTTGCTTACAGCTTTGATTGACATGAATCGCAATGACAAGAGCACGAAAGCCAACGTGACCTGCGCCAAGGCCATGGTCTTCATCTGTGAAAACAAACCGGAGCATGGAGCTGAACTGGTTCCCTTGTTATCGCAAACTCTGAATAGATGCGGAGACACAGTAGGAAGTGCTGCGAGCGCACTCGCTTTGAGGGGAATTTCCGCGCTCTGCGTCGCGGGTATCGCGGACGTTTGTTCGACCTGGCGAGTGCTGTCGCCGAAAATGAACAAAGAGGAGCGATCTATTGTAATTAAGAGCATGTGTGATTTTTTTGCCGACATACCTTCAAATGTCGCGCATCCTGAAGAGCAGTTTGAAGAACTGGTTGATCAGTCTCTAAAAAAACTGTGGGAGCTAACGTGTTTTGAGACCACGAGGAACTTGGAAATCGTTGAGGCGGCTTTCAAAGCACTTGCTGCCTATACGATCAATCAGATTAAAATTACAGTACTCCCGGAAGTATTTATGAAGGATCTGGTCTCTTATAAAAGGGCCCAAGAAGGAGAAAATAAAGAGGAAGaagtagaagaaaaagaagacaaGGCTGAGCAAGCCCTCACTTACATACCCAGCACTTGCTGGATCACGATGCTCGAGACTATTTACGAGCCTGCGCTGTCGCTGGCGGgagatttgataataaaatttataactgacGAGTTGTATGGATTCAAAACGGGGATCTACATGTGGGCGATGGGCGAgccgataaattttaaatatctgcCGGAGAAAAGTCCGGTCCGAGCTGTTGGCGAGTACTTGAGACGCTACAGCCCCGATAACTTGAACCCgcagactaaaaaaatattaatggagTGTTTGAGAATATTTTCCTACAAATATCCCAAGCCGCTGCCGCCCATTAAGTGGGAACTATTTAGCAAAGCGATAAACGTGTCTCCAGAGAGTTTTACTTTAGGCATTTCGCTGGCGTGTCACCAGGCAGCAGTTTCTCCCTCAGCCAAAGAATTTGTCAGCAAATATTTGACCGAGATGACGGCCAAGTTTGCTAATAATTCTGATATAACAATAACTTCGGAGGAATTCAAACAATGCTGGCATTTGTGTACTCACCTGGATGATATATGTCGCGGAGTTACTTCCGGAGTTCTCGGTCCGTTTTTGGACGTTACTTTTAATTGCATTATTGATAAAGCGGCTGTCGGTGACGAGACGGCGGTAAAAATGTTCGACGAGCTCATgggattttattcaaaagctCTGACAGATGACCTAGTGCACTTTGACAATAAGACACTGATCACTGAGATACTGGAGAAGTTGTTTGATAAAATAGACGTTGACAGCAAGATTTTTGAAGCTTACACTCGAGCTCTGCTGGGAATGACGGCGGAGAAAATAGAGAGAATAACTTTGCCAAGTGTCTGGGACGCAAtttcaaatgataaattgaaaaaagcaataaaaatacGCGCAGGGTTGGTCTTGAAGCGCGACAACGAGATTCCCCTGAGTTGGATGAATGAAATAATTCGTGTGTCATCATCTGAGCCtgg AGTCCATAAATGCTTACTGAGTAACATGAAAATAATTCTGAGTAAATTGCTAACCGAAAAATCAAACGCCTCCTGGTCTTGGGACCTGATGTGTCGGATACAAGCGACGATTGTTAATTCCCACGATAATTATTCGCTAGAAACGACGAGCTCGCTctgtgatattttatttttaacaataatagtactTGCGTGCGACAATTGTTTTGTAGAAAATGACGAGACGCTAATTACCTCGCACGATATGAGGATTCAATTATTTCCACATGCTATGGCCACCATTGTCTCGATGCCATATTGGAAGGAAATTACCCAACAG